In Cystobacter ferrugineus, the following proteins share a genomic window:
- a CDS encoding alpha/beta fold hydrolase has translation MTSAIRSVFTLALLLCALPTLAQEKKAPEPLGIALEGYAYPAPVQFLPLTIQGQDVRMAYMDVPASGKANGRTVVLFHGKNFFGAYWRDTVRALSQAGYRVVVPDQIGFGKSSKPAIDYSFHLLATQTKRVLEKLGISKAAIVGHSMGGMLATRFALLFPETTTHLILENPIGLEDYRVLVPWRSTEELYRGQLDTTEESVRKYQKTYYVTWRPEYEEYVQVIYRQTLGGEYPRLAWVSAATEQMIYQQPVVHEFPQVTAPVLLVIGQADRTTIGRARVSPEALTKLGRYPELGRRAAKAFPRATLVELPNVGHIPHFEAPEKWHEALLGFLGK, from the coding sequence ATGACCTCCGCGATCCGCTCCGTGTTCACCCTCGCGTTGCTGCTGTGCGCCCTGCCCACCCTCGCCCAGGAGAAGAAAGCCCCCGAGCCGCTCGGCATCGCGCTCGAGGGCTACGCCTACCCCGCCCCCGTCCAGTTCCTCCCGCTGACCATTCAGGGCCAGGACGTCCGCATGGCCTACATGGACGTGCCCGCCAGCGGCAAGGCCAACGGGCGCACCGTCGTGCTGTTCCACGGCAAGAACTTCTTCGGCGCCTACTGGCGCGACACCGTCCGCGCGCTCAGCCAGGCGGGCTACCGCGTCGTGGTGCCGGACCAGATCGGCTTCGGCAAGTCCTCCAAGCCGGCCATCGACTACAGCTTCCACCTGCTCGCCACCCAGACGAAGCGGGTGCTGGAGAAGCTTGGCATCTCCAAGGCCGCCATCGTGGGACACTCCATGGGCGGCATGCTCGCCACGCGCTTCGCGCTCCTGTTCCCGGAGACCACCACGCACCTCATCCTGGAGAACCCCATCGGCCTGGAGGACTACCGCGTCCTCGTGCCCTGGCGCTCCACCGAGGAGCTGTACCGGGGCCAGCTCGACACCACCGAGGAGTCCGTGCGCAAGTACCAGAAGACGTACTACGTCACGTGGCGTCCCGAGTACGAGGAGTATGTCCAGGTCATCTACCGCCAGACGCTCGGTGGCGAGTACCCACGGCTGGCCTGGGTGTCCGCCGCCACCGAGCAGATGATCTACCAGCAGCCGGTGGTGCATGAGTTCCCGCAGGTGACGGCGCCGGTGCTGCTCGTCATCGGGCAGGCGGATCGCACCACGATCGGCCGGGCGCGCGTGTCGCCCGAGGCCCTGACGAAGCTCGGCCGGTACCCGGAGCTGGGCCGGCGCGCCGCGAAGGCCTTCCCCCGCGCCACGCTCGTGGAGCTGCCCAACGTGGGGCACATCCCCCACTTCGAGGCCCCCGAGAAGTGGCACGAGGCGCTGCTCGGGTTCCTCGGCAAGTGA
- a CDS encoding SGNH/GDSL hydrolase family protein: MDNALIRALVCLALLWSVTVRAEEGSPAAAARPRTVLLLGDSLIVTSFGESLEQLLNAQPGLRAVRRAKSSTGLARPDFFDWMKVGREEVERHQPDVVVVILGGNDGQGLTDEQGRAQVQWGASGWEAAYQQRATEFLRMLSAPGRKVLWVELPFTGLPRFERKLDIIRRVLREAVRSESASTHLETRPFFVDARGRLLREAPVEGFRKPMRLRMADGVHFTVAGGRYFASKVHPAVMALLEAPREQAAAPIGTGSREAGSSALVPSPLVRGTP; this comes from the coding sequence ATGGACAACGCCCTGATTCGCGCGCTCGTGTGTCTTGCTCTCCTATGGTCCGTGACGGTGCGGGCGGAGGAGGGGAGCCCCGCCGCCGCCGCTCGCCCTCGCACCGTGCTCCTGCTGGGTGACAGCCTGATCGTCACCAGCTTCGGAGAGTCTCTCGAACAACTGCTGAACGCCCAGCCGGGATTGCGCGCGGTGCGCAGGGCGAAGTCCTCCACGGGGCTGGCCCGTCCCGACTTCTTCGACTGGATGAAGGTCGGGCGGGAGGAAGTGGAGCGCCATCAACCCGACGTCGTCGTCGTCATCCTGGGCGGCAACGACGGGCAGGGGCTCACGGATGAGCAGGGCCGGGCGCAAGTGCAGTGGGGCGCGTCCGGGTGGGAGGCCGCCTATCAGCAGCGGGCCACGGAGTTCCTGCGCATGCTGTCGGCCCCGGGGCGCAAGGTGCTCTGGGTGGAGCTGCCCTTCACCGGCCTGCCCCGCTTCGAGCGCAAGCTGGATATCATCCGCCGGGTGCTGCGCGAGGCGGTGCGGAGCGAGAGCGCGTCGACGCACCTGGAGACACGGCCCTTCTTCGTCGATGCCAGGGGCCGCCTGTTGCGCGAGGCCCCCGTCGAGGGCTTCCGCAAGCCCATGCGGCTGCGGATGGCGGATGGGGTGCACTTCACCGTGGCCGGGGGCCGCTACTTCGCGAGCAAGGTGCACCCGGCGGTGATGGCGTTGCTGGAGGCCCCCCGCGAGCAGGCCGCCGCGCCGATCGGCACGGGCTCGCGCGAAGCCGGGAGTAGCGCGCTCGTTCCCTCTCCCCTGGTGCGCGGCACGCCGTGA
- a CDS encoding class I SAM-dependent methyltransferase has translation MGTEWKSGMDLRAYNSEAWDRQVAKGDRWTIPVGPEVIAAARRGEWSVVLTPCKPVPREWFGALAGKDVLGLASAGGQQCPVFAAAGARVTVFDNSPAQLARDAEVAEREGLNIRRVEGDMRDLSAFADESFDLIFHPCSNCFAPEIRPVWREAFRVLRPGGVLLSGFSNPVVFLFDPELETQGGPRLKYRMPYSDVESLTEEERRRYTDAGEPLCVAHSLEDQIGGQLDAGFLLTGFYEDKHTEGDRLSEYLSGFCATRALKPATR, from the coding sequence ATGGGGACGGAGTGGAAGAGCGGTATGGATCTGCGTGCCTACAACAGTGAGGCCTGGGACCGGCAGGTGGCCAAGGGGGATCGGTGGACGATTCCCGTGGGACCCGAGGTGATCGCCGCGGCACGCCGGGGGGAGTGGAGCGTGGTGCTCACCCCGTGCAAGCCCGTGCCGCGCGAGTGGTTCGGCGCGCTGGCGGGCAAGGACGTGCTGGGGCTGGCGAGCGCGGGTGGACAGCAGTGTCCGGTGTTCGCCGCCGCCGGGGCCCGGGTCACGGTGTTCGACAACTCGCCCGCCCAGCTCGCGCGCGATGCCGAGGTGGCCGAGCGCGAGGGTCTCAACATCCGCCGCGTGGAAGGCGACATGCGCGACCTGTCCGCCTTCGCGGACGAGAGCTTCGATCTCATCTTCCACCCCTGCTCCAACTGCTTCGCGCCGGAGATCCGCCCCGTGTGGCGCGAGGCCTTCCGGGTGCTGCGTCCAGGAGGCGTGCTGCTCTCGGGCTTCTCCAACCCCGTCGTCTTCCTGTTCGACCCGGAGCTGGAGACGCAGGGAGGGCCGCGGCTGAAGTACCGCATGCCGTACTCGGACGTGGAGAGCCTCACCGAGGAGGAGCGGCGCCGCTACACCGACGCGGGCGAGCCCCTGTGCGTGGCGCACTCGCTGGAGGATCAGATCGGCGGGCAGCTCGACGCGGGCTTCCTGCTCACCGGCTTCTACGAGGACAAACACACCGAGGGGGACCGGCTGTCTGAGTACCTGTCGGGGTTCTGCGCCACCCGGGCGCTCAAGCCCGCCACCCGGTAG
- a CDS encoding TetR/AcrR family transcriptional regulator encodes MGRRPAIDRDKVLDIAESILLTAGTASLTIDAVAKAAGISKGGVQSCFGTKNELIAAMMERWAREYDAQVMAAVGPSPGPVEAVRGHVHATMEMDEESNARAAGMMAALIEASEHIASTRAWYRDRFGGLDLQSEEGRRARLAFLATEGAFMLRAFGFIRPSEEEWRGLNEDLLALLNGKLLVR; translated from the coding sequence GTGGGGCGCCGTCCAGCGATCGACCGCGACAAAGTCCTCGATATCGCCGAATCCATCCTGCTCACGGCCGGGACGGCGAGCCTGACGATTGATGCCGTCGCCAAGGCGGCGGGCATTTCGAAGGGTGGGGTGCAGTCCTGCTTCGGGACCAAGAACGAGTTGATCGCGGCCATGATGGAGCGCTGGGCGCGGGAGTACGACGCCCAGGTGATGGCGGCGGTGGGACCCTCTCCCGGCCCCGTCGAGGCGGTGCGAGGCCACGTCCATGCCACGATGGAGATGGACGAGGAGAGCAACGCGCGGGCCGCGGGGATGATGGCGGCGCTGATCGAGGCGAGCGAGCACATCGCCAGCACCCGGGCCTGGTATCGAGACCGTTTCGGCGGGCTTGATCTTCAGTCCGAGGAAGGACGCCGTGCTCGCCTCGCGTTTCTGGCGACCGAGGGCGCCTTCATGTTGCGCGCCTTCGGCTTCATCCGGCCCAGCGAGGAGGAATGGCGCGGCCTGAACGAGGATCTGCTCGCCCTTCTCAATGGCAAGCTGCTCGTGCGCTGA
- a CDS encoding response regulator, producing the protein MSVTIDYQRLFNLSPNPYMLLDRELRYVAANEAYLRVTASRLEDIVGRHILAAFPNDPSDPNNLPARLLRESFERVLTRKTPDTLALIPYRVPLHTPEGIVIQERFWSATHTPLLDERGEVAFILQHTVDVTELQDLKRTVRAAQMARDDEPSRAQLEAGVLHRARSVQDANRTLDEERNRLRRLFEQAPGFVSVLRGPNLVFEMSNPAYYQLVGHRDILGKPVREALPETVEQGFPSLLEKVFTTGETFVGRGMLVRLQRTPGAPLTDVYVDFVYQPIVEPDGTISGVFAQGQDVTEQKRAQEELRRYQEHLEELVRERTQALEQSEAERRETEAVLRQAQKMEAVGKLTGGVAHDFNNLLQVIGGNLQLLQREVAGNERGQRRLQTAIGAVDRGAKLASQLLAFARRQPLEPVVINLGRLVRGMDELLRRALGEDIEIETVISGGLWNTFADPNQLENVILNLAINARDAMAAHGRLTIEASNAMLDDHYAHLHQDVVPGQYVLLAISDTGCGMPPEVMERAFEPFFTTKPEGRGTGLGLSMVYGFVKQTGGHVKIYSEVGHGTTLKIYLPRAFQVETAPAEVLEGPVEGGNETILVVEDDVEVRTTAVEMLSELGYRVLKAGDAQGALAIIQSGVPVDLLFTDVVMPGPVRSPELARMARQALPELEVLFTSGYTENAIVHGGRLDAGVALLVKPYRREDLARKIRMMLRNRQQRQSARDMQALRRERLRVARAPVEPSKKTRLRVLLVEDDEDIRTSAYELLGILGHDVLAVSSAEEARTALSVSSFDVLFTDVSLPGMSGVELAREAVRRVPGLRVIVASGYGSATEGLDKGLSAVVLPKPYALPQIERALDQVGEGR; encoded by the coding sequence ATGTCCGTGACTATTGACTATCAGAGGCTCTTCAACCTCTCGCCCAACCCCTACATGCTCCTGGACCGCGAACTCCGCTACGTGGCGGCCAACGAGGCCTACCTGCGCGTCACGGCGAGCCGGCTCGAGGACATCGTGGGCCGTCACATCCTGGCGGCGTTCCCCAACGATCCGAGCGATCCGAACAACCTCCCGGCGCGCCTGCTGCGCGAGTCGTTCGAGCGGGTGTTGACGCGGAAGACCCCGGACACGCTGGCGCTCATCCCCTACCGGGTGCCCCTGCATACGCCCGAGGGCATCGTCATCCAGGAGCGGTTCTGGAGCGCCACCCACACGCCGCTGCTCGACGAGCGGGGCGAGGTGGCCTTCATCCTCCAGCACACCGTGGACGTGACGGAGTTGCAGGACCTCAAGCGCACGGTGCGCGCCGCCCAGATGGCCCGGGACGACGAGCCCTCCAGGGCTCAGCTCGAGGCCGGCGTCCTCCACCGTGCGCGCAGTGTCCAGGATGCCAACCGGACGCTGGATGAGGAGCGCAACCGGCTGCGCCGGCTGTTCGAGCAGGCGCCGGGTTTCGTGTCGGTCCTGCGCGGACCCAACCTCGTCTTCGAGATGAGCAACCCCGCCTACTACCAGCTCGTGGGCCACCGGGACATCCTCGGCAAGCCGGTGCGCGAGGCGCTCCCGGAGACGGTGGAGCAGGGCTTCCCGTCGCTCTTGGAGAAGGTGTTCACGACGGGGGAGACGTTCGTCGGCCGGGGCATGCTGGTGCGCCTGCAGCGCACACCGGGCGCGCCGCTCACCGACGTGTACGTCGACTTCGTGTACCAGCCCATCGTCGAGCCGGATGGGACCATCTCGGGCGTCTTCGCCCAGGGACAGGACGTCACCGAGCAGAAGCGCGCCCAGGAAGAGCTGCGCCGCTACCAGGAGCACCTGGAGGAGCTGGTGCGCGAGCGCACCCAGGCGCTCGAGCAGAGCGAGGCCGAGCGGCGCGAGACCGAGGCCGTGCTGCGGCAGGCCCAGAAGATGGAGGCGGTGGGCAAGCTGACGGGTGGGGTGGCGCACGACTTCAACAACCTGCTGCAGGTCATCGGGGGCAACCTCCAGCTCTTGCAGCGCGAGGTGGCCGGCAATGAGCGGGGCCAGCGGCGCCTGCAGACCGCGATCGGCGCGGTGGATCGGGGCGCCAAGCTCGCCTCGCAGCTCCTCGCGTTCGCCCGGCGCCAGCCGCTCGAGCCCGTGGTCATCAACCTGGGCCGCCTGGTGCGCGGCATGGATGAGCTGCTGCGCCGCGCGCTGGGCGAGGACATCGAGATCGAGACGGTCATCTCCGGTGGGTTGTGGAACACGTTCGCCGATCCCAACCAACTGGAGAACGTCATCCTCAACCTGGCGATCAACGCCCGGGACGCGATGGCGGCCCACGGCCGGCTGACGATCGAGGCGAGCAACGCCATGCTCGACGATCACTACGCCCATCTTCATCAGGATGTGGTGCCCGGCCAGTACGTGCTGCTGGCCATCTCCGACACGGGCTGCGGCATGCCCCCCGAGGTGATGGAACGGGCGTTCGAGCCCTTCTTCACCACCAAGCCCGAGGGCCGCGGCACGGGGCTGGGGCTGAGCATGGTGTACGGCTTCGTCAAGCAGACGGGGGGCCACGTGAAGATCTACAGCGAGGTGGGCCACGGCACGACGCTGAAGATCTACCTGCCCCGCGCCTTCCAGGTGGAGACGGCGCCGGCCGAGGTGCTCGAGGGGCCCGTCGAGGGCGGCAACGAGACCATCCTGGTGGTGGAGGACGACGTCGAGGTGCGCACCACGGCGGTGGAGATGCTCTCGGAGCTGGGCTACCGGGTGCTCAAGGCCGGGGATGCCCAGGGCGCGCTGGCCATCATCCAGAGCGGCGTGCCGGTGGATCTGCTGTTCACCGACGTGGTGATGCCCGGCCCGGTGCGCAGTCCGGAGCTGGCGCGGATGGCCCGGCAGGCCCTGCCGGAGCTCGAGGTGCTGTTCACCTCGGGCTACACGGAGAACGCCATCGTCCATGGCGGGCGGCTGGATGCGGGCGTCGCGCTGCTGGTCAAGCCCTACCGGCGCGAGGATCTGGCGCGGAAGATCCGCATGATGCTGCGCAACCGGCAGCAGCGGCAGAGCGCGCGGGACATGCAGGCGCTGCGGCGCGAGCGGCTCCGGGTCGCGCGAGCCCCCGTCGAGCCCTCGAAGAAGACGCGCCTGCGCGTGCTGCTCGTGGAGGACGACGAGGACATCCGCACGTCCGCGTACGAGTTGTTGGGCATCCTCGGGCACGACGTGTTGGCGGTCTCGAGCGCGGAGGAGGCCCGCACGGCGCTGTCCGTGAGCAGCTTCGACGTGCTGTTCACCGACGTGAGCCTGCCGGGAATGTCCGGCGTGGAGCTGGCGCGCGAGGCGGTGCGGCGCGTTCCCGGCCTGCGCGTCATCGTTGCCTCGGGGTATGGGAGCGCGACCGAGGGCCTGGACAAGGGCCTGAGCGCCGTGGTGTTGCCCAAGCCCTACGCGCTGCCGCAGATCGAGCGCGCGCTGGATCAGGTGGGCGAGGGGCGCTAG
- a CDS encoding MFS transporter: MRNPDFIELDEAPAAAHWDPGPGWQWRFWAIFTGQALSLIGSALTQFVLLWWITDTTGSVSTLATAGMAALLPQALLGSLGGTLADRYSRRLLMIAADGVSALCMLVLITLFLTGRVELWHVYAMMFIRSAMQAFQSPAAAASTAMLVPRGFLSRVAGLNQTLLGLMTVAAAPLGAIAISILPIGLALGIDVLTALLGIAPLLVFRIPQPVAPEGGRTGLWTEFREGVRLVWSHPGLRPLYALLGVVVLVIMPSYTLVQLLVKQHFAGGAKEVALMEGLAGIAMIASGLAVTALAPRRHVRWVLWGFAVSCFALALTALAPGHFFWLAVAGWGASAATYILGNAPLAALLQTTIPNHLQGRVLSLLSTVTGLAAPVGLAVATPIGELIGVRWLFVLQGVLGGCLSLMGFWSPGLLSLDRQASPGRG; encoded by the coding sequence TTGAGAAACCCTGACTTCATCGAGCTCGACGAAGCGCCCGCGGCCGCCCATTGGGATCCAGGGCCCGGATGGCAGTGGCGGTTCTGGGCCATCTTCACCGGCCAGGCGCTTTCGCTGATCGGCTCCGCCCTGACCCAGTTCGTCCTGCTCTGGTGGATCACGGACACCACCGGCAGCGTCTCGACGTTGGCGACGGCGGGCATGGCGGCGCTTCTGCCGCAGGCCCTGCTTGGCTCTCTCGGAGGCACCCTGGCCGACCGCTACAGCCGCCGCCTCTTGATGATCGCCGCGGACGGCGTCAGCGCGCTCTGCATGCTGGTGCTGATCACGCTCTTCCTGACCGGGCGGGTGGAACTCTGGCACGTCTACGCCATGATGTTCATCCGCAGCGCCATGCAGGCCTTCCAGTCACCGGCCGCCGCGGCGAGCACGGCCATGCTGGTGCCTCGCGGCTTCCTGTCGCGCGTGGCCGGGCTCAACCAGACCCTGCTGGGCCTGATGACGGTCGCGGCCGCGCCGCTCGGAGCCATCGCGATCAGCATCTTGCCCATCGGGCTGGCGCTGGGCATCGACGTGCTCACGGCGCTGCTCGGAATCGCGCCGCTGCTCGTCTTCCGCATTCCGCAACCCGTCGCGCCAGAAGGTGGGAGGACCGGCCTCTGGACGGAGTTCCGGGAGGGAGTACGGCTGGTCTGGAGCCATCCCGGCCTGAGACCCCTGTACGCGCTCCTGGGGGTCGTCGTGCTCGTCATCATGCCGTCCTACACGCTGGTTCAACTGCTGGTGAAGCAGCACTTCGCGGGCGGAGCCAAAGAGGTGGCGCTGATGGAGGGGCTCGCGGGCATCGCCATGATCGCGAGCGGCCTGGCCGTCACTGCTCTCGCGCCGCGGCGGCACGTCCGGTGGGTGCTCTGGGGGTTCGCCGTCTCCTGCTTCGCGCTCGCCCTGACAGCCCTGGCGCCTGGCCACTTCTTCTGGCTCGCAGTGGCGGGGTGGGGAGCGAGCGCTGCCACCTACATCCTTGGAAACGCTCCGCTCGCGGCCCTGCTCCAGACAACCATCCCCAACCACCTGCAGGGCCGCGTCCTCTCGCTGCTCAGCACCGTCACGGGGCTGGCGGCGCCCGTGGGTCTGGCTGTCGCCACCCCGATCGGCGAGCTGATTGGCGTTCGCTGGCTCTTCGTGCTGCAGGGCGTGCTCGGCGGATGTCTCAGTCTCATGGGCTTCTGGTCGCCCGGCCTGCTGAGCCTGGACCGGCAGGCCTCGCCGGGCAGAGGATGA
- a CDS encoding YaiI/YqxD family protein, which produces MKLWVDADACPGPVRDILLRASQRLRIPIVFVANKSLSLPRSELVSSVRVGAGLDAADNYIAQQARSGDLAVTQDIPLAALLVPKGVVVLDPRGELFTEDNISERLSVRNFMQELRESGVMTGGPSGFSSQDRQQFAAALDRELARLHKPRP; this is translated from the coding sequence ATGAAACTCTGGGTGGATGCCGATGCCTGTCCCGGTCCCGTGCGGGACATCCTCCTGCGCGCCTCGCAGCGCTTGCGGATACCCATCGTCTTCGTGGCCAACAAGTCGCTCTCCCTGCCCCGCTCGGAGCTCGTCTCCTCGGTGCGCGTGGGCGCCGGGCTCGACGCCGCGGACAACTACATCGCGCAGCAGGCCCGGTCCGGAGATCTCGCCGTCACCCAGGACATCCCGCTCGCGGCCCTGCTCGTGCCCAAGGGCGTCGTCGTGCTCGATCCCCGTGGCGAGCTGTTCACCGAGGACAACATTTCCGAGCGCCTGTCCGTGCGCAACTTCATGCAGGAGCTGCGCGAGAGCGGCGTGATGACGGGGGGCCCCAGCGGCTTCTCCTCGCAGGACCGCCAGCAGTTCGCCGCCGCCCTGGACCGCGAGCTCGCGCGACTGCACAAGCCGCGACCATAG
- a CDS encoding acyl-CoA carboxylase subunit beta: MKMKERVEKLEEQRRRNEGLGGPERIERQHAKGKLTARERLQRLFDENTFEEMGLLAGAEGHLPEEEDPSRPSPADGVITGVGDIDGRPVAAALYDFTVFGGSIGTVGERKVARMRDLALKHRIPMVWLVDSAGARLEAGGDVDPRRLAGFADTGYLFREQVVMSGVVPQVAAMVGPGAAGTAYIPALADFVPMVKGTSSLALGGPYLVESVVGEKVTEEELGGSKVHTEVSGVADAEYPDDATCLSAIREYLSFFPSHCEERPPRRPTTDPFDRRDEALLTVVPDSPRQAFDMHKVILSLVDDRKFFPLKPRFARNLITGLARIDGWPVGIVANNSMFLGGILDVNAADKAARFINLCDAFQVPLLFLQDVPGFMVGTKVEQQGIIRHGAKMMYAAASATVPKFTVVVRKGYGAGYYVMNGRAFEPDLFIAWPGAEIGVMGAEGMVAIAARKLLQGAESPEAAEAMKKELAEGLRQHIRIERTAALAMVDDVVDPRDTRRLLARALKRSANKKVERPFRRREISPV; the protein is encoded by the coding sequence ATGAAGATGAAGGAGCGGGTGGAGAAGCTCGAGGAGCAGCGCCGCCGCAACGAGGGCCTGGGCGGACCCGAGCGCATCGAGCGCCAGCACGCCAAGGGCAAGCTCACCGCCCGCGAGCGCCTCCAGCGGCTCTTCGACGAGAACACCTTCGAGGAAATGGGCCTGCTCGCTGGAGCCGAGGGCCACCTGCCCGAGGAGGAGGACCCCTCGCGCCCCTCGCCCGCGGACGGCGTCATCACCGGCGTGGGGGACATCGACGGACGGCCCGTGGCGGCGGCGCTCTACGACTTCACGGTGTTCGGCGGCTCCATCGGCACGGTGGGCGAGCGCAAGGTGGCGCGCATGCGCGACCTGGCCCTCAAGCACCGCATCCCCATGGTGTGGCTGGTCGACTCGGCGGGCGCGCGCCTGGAGGCGGGCGGCGACGTGGATCCCCGGCGCCTCGCGGGCTTCGCGGACACCGGCTACCTCTTCCGCGAGCAGGTGGTGATGAGCGGCGTGGTGCCCCAGGTCGCCGCCATGGTGGGCCCCGGCGCCGCCGGCACCGCCTACATCCCGGCGCTCGCGGACTTCGTCCCCATGGTGAAGGGCACCAGCTCGCTTGCCCTCGGCGGCCCCTACCTCGTCGAGTCCGTGGTGGGTGAAAAGGTGACGGAGGAGGAGCTGGGCGGCTCGAAGGTGCACACCGAGGTGTCCGGCGTGGCCGATGCCGAGTACCCCGACGACGCCACGTGCCTGTCCGCCATCCGCGAGTACCTGTCCTTCTTCCCCTCGCACTGCGAGGAGCGGCCCCCGCGCCGGCCCACGACGGATCCATTCGACCGGCGTGACGAGGCCCTGCTCACCGTGGTGCCCGACAGCCCGCGCCAGGCGTTCGACATGCACAAGGTCATCCTGTCGCTGGTGGATGACCGCAAGTTCTTCCCGCTCAAGCCCCGCTTCGCGCGCAACCTCATCACCGGCCTGGCGCGCATCGACGGCTGGCCCGTGGGCATCGTGGCCAACAACTCCATGTTCCTGGGCGGCATCCTGGACGTGAACGCGGCGGACAAGGCGGCGCGTTTCATCAACCTGTGTGATGCCTTCCAGGTGCCGCTGCTCTTCCTCCAGGATGTGCCGGGCTTCATGGTGGGCACCAAGGTGGAGCAGCAGGGCATCATCCGCCACGGGGCGAAGATGATGTACGCGGCGGCCAGCGCCACCGTGCCCAAGTTCACCGTGGTGGTGCGCAAGGGCTACGGCGCGGGCTACTACGTCATGAATGGCCGGGCGTTCGAACCGGATCTGTTCATCGCCTGGCCCGGCGCGGAGATCGGCGTCATGGGCGCCGAGGGCATGGTGGCCATCGCCGCGCGCAAGCTCCTGCAGGGCGCCGAAAGCCCCGAGGCCGCCGAGGCCATGAAGAAGGAGCTCGCCGAGGGCCTGCGCCAGCACATCCGCATCGAGCGCACCGCCGCGCTCGCCATGGTGGACGACGTGGTGGATCCCCGCGACACGCGGCGCCTGCTCGCGCGCGCCCTCAAGCGCTCGGCGAACAAGAAGGTGGAGCGCCCCTTCCGCCGCCGGGAGATCTCCCCCGTCTAG
- a CDS encoding ChaN family lipoprotein, whose protein sequence is MRASLALHLALFRRQKAQIARVVEGQSAAFRAYEARYRRRTSDYRQILSAHAVSQQVRAADVVYVGDYHTLPLAQETYLNLVEGVREAGRRVALALECVEGRHQASVDAYLAGRLTERALLSRLGLGAGQGAWSGARSLLAYARRHRLRVVGIDRRAQGERSLELRDAYAAERIARALRAEDSPRVVVLVGQYHVAPCHLPAQVERALGEAHGLKGLVVYQNAEGVYWRLAREGKVGAAQAVELADGALCLLNASPVVCQQSFLDYLEAESGDAPLRERGAAERFREMAGLIGRLAGVPVGRWLDEAEVVTAADGDALERIQQRGRFTQGELVQLRRYILSRESYYIPRARTAYLASLSLNHAAEEAAHFVRHCAVGDAMEAPRRASDAFYARCLEEALGFFGSKLVNPRRVCVGAGEWALRFGQARGVERQIAAFVLAHKAAEVEVPDEAVKLLPLRKDRLFHGVSHALGYLLGDALYQGFDAGRVERAEVRALFRDPLEDPRATYFQWVRRLSA, encoded by the coding sequence ATGCGCGCGTCGCTCGCCCTCCACCTCGCCCTGTTCCGCCGCCAGAAGGCCCAGATTGCCCGGGTCGTCGAAGGACAGTCGGCGGCCTTTCGCGCCTACGAGGCCCGCTACCGCCGGCGGACCTCCGACTACCGCCAGATCCTCTCCGCCCACGCCGTCTCCCAGCAGGTGCGCGCCGCGGACGTCGTCTACGTGGGCGACTACCACACGCTGCCGCTCGCGCAGGAGACCTACCTGAACCTCGTGGAGGGCGTCCGGGAGGCGGGCCGCCGGGTGGCGCTCGCGCTCGAGTGCGTGGAGGGCCGGCACCAGGCGTCCGTCGACGCGTACCTGGCTGGACGGCTCACCGAACGCGCCCTGCTCTCCCGCCTGGGACTCGGCGCGGGACAAGGTGCCTGGTCCGGGGCGCGCTCGCTGCTCGCCTACGCCCGGCGCCACCGCCTGCGCGTGGTGGGCATCGATCGCCGCGCCCAGGGCGAGCGCTCCCTGGAACTCCGGGACGCCTACGCGGCGGAGCGCATCGCCCGGGCACTTCGGGCCGAGGACTCCCCCCGGGTGGTGGTGCTCGTGGGCCAGTACCACGTGGCGCCCTGCCACCTCCCCGCCCAGGTGGAGCGGGCACTCGGCGAGGCACACGGCCTCAAGGGGCTCGTGGTGTACCAGAACGCCGAGGGCGTCTACTGGCGGCTCGCCCGCGAGGGCAAGGTGGGCGCGGCCCAGGCGGTGGAGCTGGCGGACGGAGCGCTGTGTCTGCTCAACGCCTCACCGGTGGTGTGCCAGCAGAGCTTCCTGGACTACCTCGAGGCCGAGTCCGGGGATGCTCCGCTGCGGGAGCGCGGCGCCGCCGAGCGCTTCCGGGAGATGGCGGGCCTCATCGGACGGCTCGCGGGCGTGCCGGTGGGCCGCTGGCTGGACGAGGCCGAGGTGGTGACGGCGGCGGACGGTGACGCGCTCGAGCGCATCCAGCAGCGGGGGCGCTTCACGCAGGGTGAACTCGTACAACTGCGCCGGTACATCCTCTCGCGCGAGAGCTACTACATCCCCCGGGCGCGCACGGCCTACCTGGCGTCACTCTCCCTCAACCACGCGGCCGAGGAGGCGGCGCACTTCGTGCGGCACTGCGCCGTGGGCGACGCCATGGAGGCGCCGCGCCGGGCCTCGGATGCCTTCTACGCGCGCTGCCTGGAAGAGGCGCTGGGCTTCTTCGGCTCGAAGCTGGTGAACCCGCGGCGTGTCTGTGTGGGGGCCGGCGAGTGGGCCTTGCGCTTTGGCCAGGCCCGGGGCGTGGAGCGGCAGATCGCCGCGTTCGTGCTCGCGCACAAGGCGGCCGAGGTGGAGGTGCCGGACGAGGCGGTGAAGCTCTTGCCCCTGCGCAAGGACCGGCTCTTCCATGGCGTCAGCCACGCGCTGGGCTACCTGCTGGGCGATGCGCTCTACCAGGGCTTCGACGCGGGCCGGGTCGAGCGCGCCGAGGTGCGTGCCCTGTTCCGGGATCCCCTCGAGGACCCGCGCGCCACCTACTTCCAGTGGGTGCGCCGCCTCTCCGCCTGA